One stretch of Brettanomyces nanus chromosome 4, complete sequence DNA includes these proteins:
- the SCW4 gene encoding Glycoside hydrolase, 17 translates to MISVASPLPHAHHQHKRSVATNIGTRGITYSPYSSTGDCKTTSEVASDVAELADYDLIRLYGVDCNQVANVFSAKADGQKLFLGIYYVSDIQGAVDTISSAVDGVWDDIDTVSVGNELVNSGEATVDQISGYIDTARTALTAAGYTGSVVSVDTHVAILANTGLCDLSDYIAFNAHAYWDGNTLPEDAGKWLLGNMQAVSSACGGKRVMCVESGWPTQGDDDGVAVPSTANQKTALSSIADVCGNDTIAFNAFNDLWKDPGTYGVEQYWGIY, encoded by the exons ATGAT CTCAGTTgcttctcctcttcctcatGCTCACCATCAGCACAAGAGATCGGTCGCTACCAACATTGGTACCAGAGGTATTACATACTCTCCTTATTCTTCTACTGGTGACTGTAAGACTACTTCAGAAGTCGCTTCCGATGTCGCTGAGTTGGCTGATTACGATCTCATTAGATTGTATGGTGTCGATTGCAACCAGGTTGCCAATGTTTTCAGTGCTAAGGCCGATGGACAGAAGTTGTTCCTTGGTATTTACTATGTTTCAGACATTCAGGGTGCCGTTGACACGATTTCCTCTGCCGTTGATGGCGTTTGGGACGATATTGACACCGTTTCCGTCGGTAACGAGTTGGTCAACTCTGGTGAAGCTACTGTCGACCAGATTTCAGGTTATATCGATACTGCCAGAACAGCATTGACTGCTGCTGGATATACCGGTTCTGTTGTCAGTGTCGACACTCATGTCGCCATTCTCGCCAACACTGGTCTTTGTGATCTTTCCGATTATATTGCTTTCAATGCTCACGCCTACTGGGATGGTAACACCCTCCCAGAGGATGCTGGTAAGTGGTTGTTGGGTAATATGCAGGCTGTTTCTTCTGCCTGTGGCGGAAAGCGCGTTATGTGTGTCGAATCTGGATGGCCAACTCAGGGTGACGATGACGGTGTTGCCGTTCCATCTACGGCAAACCAAAAGACTGCTCTCAGCTCTATTGCTGATGTTTGTGGTAATGATACCATCGCTTTCAATGCCTTCAATGACTTGTGGAAAGATCCTGGTACCTACGGTGTCGAGCAATACTGGGGTATTTACTAA
- a CDS encoding uncharacterized protein (BUSCO:EOG09340Y61): protein MPEATEFDETNVNLNEVDFSDLEEKYKVQAPDGFINKFVVCDGTPVAPESKAPVLKKVLAKLFGQCGKIERLDVPVNEGKTTGYVFVEYSNAQMALNAIKHLNGKKLDVKHRLLVNKLSDIEKYVLSGKVKDEFDEPKIPEFQSHGYMKSNLRDAAGRDQYLLHQNDEVGVYWFKRNLKPEPAISPRSQWTSAFMKWSPKGTYLFSLFPNGIQCWGGADFERISRFFHPSVRLVDCSPNEKYLVTLSPEPIALPPDDHPSRASFLFGPESQGHKLVIWDIRTSLPVKTFALPPNLENQASMPWPLIKWSYNDKYCARMGPDALAVYDVENDFSLIDKKLVKISGIMDFEFAPGGVKLAANRKSDPPEVVLSYWTPESSNQSARCSVMQLPSRSVLRTVNLVQVSDCQLFWQGQGKYLCCRVNRHTKSKKTRFTNLQIFQLEERDIPVESIDLQDVVIEIAWEPRGKRFVTISRPDSSENNPAFPTNSLTFYDTEEVKKGKGIMVPIKRWIPFKTTAGKYSNVVKFSPKGRFVVMAAMRDVKGELEFYDLDFDGEKPKDQSKKVASNVKMLATHQYQGLTNLEWEVSGRFIAGWSSSWKHKIENGFKIYDCIGRLLREEIIDGFKEFEWRPRPKSLLTKGDKKKVRKSLREYSAQFEEEDAMEANAELREQILRRKKLLHDWRSWRMSVDEKLEKMNLVAHRDEGKVEVIEEIKEIVLDEKEEIVE, encoded by the coding sequence ATGCCAGAGGCTACAGAATTTGACGAAACAAATGTCAATTTAAATGAGGTCGACTTCTCCGACTTGGAGGAGAAGTACAAAGTGCAAGCTCCAGATGGATTCATAAACAAGTTTGTCGTGTGTGATGGAACTCCAGTGGCTCCAGAATCAAAAGCACcagttttgaagaaagttttGGCCAAATTATTTGGTCAATGTGGTAAGATTGAACGTTTGGATGTTCCTGTCAATGAAGGAAAGACCACGGGTTATGTGTTCGTTGAGTATTCAAACGCTCAGATGGCTCTCAACGCCATCAAGCACTTGAATGGCAAGAAATTAGATGTCAAGCATAGACTTCTGGTCAACAAGCTTTCTGATATCGAGAAGTATGTACTGTCGGGAAAAGTTAAGGACGAATTCGATGAGCCAAAGATCCCTGAATTTCAAAGTCATGGATATATGAAGTCAAATCTTCGGGATGCTGCAGGACGTGACCAATACTTGTTGCATCAAAACGATGAAGTTGGTGTTTATTGGTTCAAGAGAAACTTAAAGCCTGAGCCGGCAATCAGTCCAAGATCTCAGTGGACGTCAGCTTTTATGAAGTGGTCTCCTAAAGGTACTTATCTATTCTCGTTGTTCCCTAACGGTATTCAATGTTGGGGAGGTGCCGACTTTGAGAGAATCAGTAGATTTTTCCATCCAAGTGTCAGATTGGTCGATTGTTCACCAAACGAAAAGTATTTGGTGACTCTTTCTCCAGAGCCTATCGCCCTCCCTCCAGATGATCATCCTTCCAGAGCCAGCTTCCTATTTGGGCCCGAAAGTCAGGGCCATAAGTTGGTTATTTGGGATATCAGAACAAGTTTACCTGTGAAAACGTTTGCTCTACCACCCAATTTGGAAAACCAGGCTAGCATGCCATGGCCTTTAATAAAATGGTCCTATAATGACAAATATTGTGCCAGAATGGGACCCGATGCTTTAGCTGTGTACGATGTTGAGAACGATTTCTCCTTGATtgacaagaaattggttAAAATTTCTGGAATTATGGACTTTGAGTTTGCGCCAGGTGGAGTCAAATTGGCTGCCAACAGAAAGAGTGATCCGCCGGAGGTTGTATTATCTTACTGGACTCCAGAGTCGTCCAACCAGTCTGCCAGATGCTCTGTTATGCAACTTCCCTCCAGAAGTGTTTTAAGAACCGTTAACTTAGTCCAGGTTAGTGATTGTCAACTCTTCTGGCAGGGCCAAGGAAAGTACCTTTGCTGCAGAGTTAATAGACATACCAAATCTAAAAAGACTAGGTTTACCAATCTGCAGATTTTCcagcttgaagaaaggGACATTCCAGTGGAATCAATTGATTTGCAAGACGTTGTCATCGAGATAGCTTGGGAACCAAGAGGAAAGAGGTTTGTTACAATTTCTAGACCCGATTCTTCGGAGAACAACCCCGCTTTCCCTACAAATTCATTGACGTTCTATGATACGgaagaagtgaagaagGGTAAAGGTATCATGGTTCCGATCAAAAGATGGATACCCTTCAAGACAACTGCTGGTAAGTACTCAAACGTTGTGAAGTTCTCTCCGAAGGGAAGGTTTGTCGTTATGGCCGCAATGAGAGACGTCAAAGGAGAGTTGGAGTTCTACGATTTGGACTTTGATGGTGAAAAGCCAAAGGATCAGTCTAAGAAGGTCGCATCTAATGTCAAGATGTTGGCTACCCACCAGTATCAAGGTTTAACTAACCTAGAGTGGGAAGTTTCTGGAAGATTTATTGCGGGATGGTCCTCATCTTGGAAGCATAAGATAGAGAACGGCTTCAAGATTTATGATTGCATTGGACGTTTACTAAGGGAAGAGATAATTGATGGTTTCAAAGAATTCGAATGGAGACCTAGACCAAAAAGTTTGTTAACCAAGGGagacaaaaaaaaggttAGAAAGAGTTTGAGAGAATATTCGGCTCAATTCGAGGAGGAGGACGCCATGGAAGCCAACGCCGAGTTGAGAGAGCAGAttctaagaagaaagaaattgcTCCATGACTGGCGCTCTTGGAGAATGTCTGTCGATGAGAAGctagagaagatgaatttggTAGCTCATAGAGACGAAGGAAAGGTAgaagttattgaagagatcaagGAGATAGTGTTAgatgagaaggaagagattgTGGAGTGA
- the ATP16 gene encoding delta subunit of the central stalk of mitochondrial F1F0 ATP synthase, atp16 (BUSCO:EOG09344ALZ) translates to MFRQTLRAFAKVNRFAGVRGYAEAAEKATGETLKLSLALPHQTLFKNKEVSQVNIPASTGDMGILANHVPILEQLKPGIVEVFETPSSSSKYFISGGFASVMPGSKMDILSIEAHPLEDFDASAVKAQLAEAQKNVESADEEVAAEAAIEVEVLEALSAALH, encoded by the coding sequence ATGTTCAGACAAACTCTTAGGGCATTCGCCAAGGTGAACAGATTTGCCGGCGTTAGAGGTTATGCTGAGGCCGCAGAAAAAGCTACCGGTGAGACTTTGAAGTTATCCCTGGCACTTCCTCACCAAACATTGTTCAAGAACAAGGAAGTTTCCCAAGTGAATATTCCTGCCAGTACCGGTGATATGGGTATTTTGGCCAATCACGTTCCCATTTTGGAGCAACTAAAGCCTGGTATTGTGGAGGTTTTCGAGACTCCAAGCTCCAGCTCTAAGTACTTTATTTCTGGAGGTTTTGCTTCTGTTATGCCTGGCTCTAAGATGGATATTCTCAGCATCGAGGCTCATCCATTAGAGGATTTTGATGCTTCCGCTGTTAAGGCTCAACTTGCTGAAGCTCAGAAAAATGTTGAATCCgccgatgaagaagttgctGCTGAAGCTGCCATTGAGGTCgaagttcttgaagcttTGAGTGCAGCTCTTCACtga
- the YME1 gene encoding i-AAA protease yme1 (MEROPS:MER0002197~BUSCO:EOG09340L86) — translation MGLLSVRRCLPMSRAFLIPYSAALVRQRINGLSLRSHRSIRHYSATRSVYASAMTHQSTSSIGPNRALADQEQKANRELSSPAAQADFYRSLLRANYPHIVVSRYETPGISINNECAQLYVEALLKMGNRQKADRIARTYGIIPSITYSSANGVGSSINESPMSNGASAGSAGSGNPWGPGSKEAPIHVVVSESIAVTFSKWIKWIIPIGLLTYGAYIAFNFLVENGSIIKSATVDDKSVEVSESDVKFSDCCGVDEAKAELEEVVEFLKDPSKFTSLGAQLPKGVLLTGPPGTGKTLLARATAGEAGVPFFFMSGSEFDEMYVGVGAKRVRELFNKARARAPSIIFIDELDAVGGKRKSRDQAYAKQTLNQLLVELDGFSQTEGVVIIGATNFPDSLDKALTRPGRFDKIVTVDLPDVRGRTEILKHHLKNIACSKEVDPSVIARGTTGLSGAALKNLVNTAALYASHENALSVNMNHLEWAKDKVLMGGERKTMVMTEETRRNTAYHEAGHAIAAMFTEGATPLYKATILPRGRALGITFQLPEMDKLDITRRECIARLDVCMGGKIAEEMLYGPFNVTSGCSSDLSSATETARAMVTAYGMSDKIGPVKLSDKWDSWSLKVRDMADEETRKLLVASEERTRKLLHEKRIELKRLAEGLLQYETLTRMEMDKIVKGELIDKAKMTSNKIIKGPSTRKEYDVTSGNKATLSVVAAEE, via the coding sequence ATGGGTTTGCTCAGTGTTAGACGGTGCCTTCCTATGTCACGCGCCTTCCTTATCCCATATTCTGCAGCTCTTGTCCGACAACGTATCAATGGTCTATCGCTTCGTTCTCATCGTTCTATAAGGCATTACTCGGCTACTCGTTCTGTTTATGCTTCTGCAATGACCCACCAatcgacttcttcaatcgGTCCTAATCGTGCCCTTGCTGATCAGGAACAAAAAGCAAATAGAGAGCTATCCAGTCCGGCAGCTCAGGCAGACTTCTACCGTTCTCTTTTGCGAGCTAATTATCCCCATATTGTCGTATCTCGTTATGAAACTCCCGGGATTTCCATCAACAACGAGTGTGCTCAACTGTATGTTGAGGCCCTTTTGAAAATGGGTAATCGTCAAAAGGCTGACAGAATCGCAAGGACATATGGGATTATTCCTTCTATCACTTACAGTTCGGCCAATGGTGTTGGATCTTCTATCAATGAATCACCTATGAGCAATGGTGCTTCTGCCGGATCTGCCGGATCTGGTAATCCTTGGGGACCTGGTAGCAAAGAGGCACCTATTCATGTTGTGGTCTCTGAAAGTATCGCAGTCACATTTTCCAAATGGATAAAGTGGATCATTCCTATTGGTTTACTTACGTACGGTGCCTATATCgctttcaacttccttGTGGAAAATGGCTCCATCATCAAGAGCGCTACTGTCGATGATAAGTCGGTCGAAGTTAGTGAATCTGATGTCAAGTTCTCAGACTGCTGCGGTGTCGATGAGGCTAAGGCCGAGTTGGAAGAAGTCGTTgaatttttgaaagacCCCTCTAAATTTACTAGCCTCGGAGCTCAGTTACCTAAGGGTGTTCTATTGACTGGTCCTCCAGGTACGGGTAAAACTTTGCTTGCAAGAGCCACCGCCGGTGAAGCTGGTgttccattcttctttatgTCTGGTTCCgagtttgatgagatgTATGTTGGTGTCGGTGCTAAACGTGTTCGTGAATTGTTTAACAAAGCACGTGCTAGAGCCCcttccatcatcttcatcgatgaATTGGATGCCGTTGGTGGTAAGAGAAAATCCCGTGATCAGGCATATGCCAAACAGACTCTAAATCAGTTACTAGTTGAATTGGATGGCTTCTCTCAGACAGAGGGTGTCGTCATCATTGGTGCTACAAACTTCCCTGATTCTTTGGATAAGGCACTTACTAGACCCGGTAGGTTTGATAAAATTGTGACTGTGGATTTACCTGATGTCAGGGGACGTACTGAGATCTTGAAGCACCATTTAAAGAACATTGCCTGTTCCAAAGAGGTTGATCCCTCCGTCATTGCCCGTGGTACCACCGGTCTTTCCGGTGCTGCACTGAAGAACTTGGTTAATACCGCTGCATTGTACGCCTCTCATGAGAATGCTCTTAGTGTCAACATGAATCATCTTGAATGGGCCAAAGATAAAGTCTTGATGGGCGGTGAAAGAAAAACCATGGTTATGACCGAGGAAACAAGACGTAATACTGCATATCACGAAGCTGGTCATGCCATCGCTGCAATGTTTACTGAGGGTGCCACCCCTTTGTACAAAGCCACAATCTTACCTCGTGGTCGTGCCTTGGGTATCACTTTTCAACTTCCGGAAATGGATAAGCTTGATATTACCCGCCGTGAATGTATAGCTCGTCTGGACGTTTGCATGGGTGGTAAAATTGCTGAAGAAATGCTTTATGGTCCATTTAATGTTACTTCTGGTTGTAGTTCTGATTTGAGTTCGGCCACTGAAACCGCTAGGGCCATGGTTACTGCATATGGTATGTCAGATAAGATCGGCCCTGTGAAACTTTCTGATAAATGGGACTCCTGGTCGCTCAAGGTCCGTGATATGGCTGACGAGGAAACTAGAAAACTACTAGTAGCTTCTGAAGAGAGAACAAGAAAGTTACTTCACGAAAAACGCATAGAATTGAAACGGTTGGCTGAAGGTTTACTTCAGTATGAGACTTTAACACGCATGGAAATGGATAAAATTGTTAAGGGCGAACTCATAGATAAGGCCAAAATGACCTCTAATAAGATTATTAAGGGTCCTAGCACTCGCAAGGAGTACGATGTCACTTCTGGTAATAAGGCTACTTTGAGTGTGGTTGCAGCTGAAGAATAG